Within the Epinephelus lanceolatus isolate andai-2023 chromosome 9, ASM4190304v1, whole genome shotgun sequence genome, the region AGTAAGCAGTGTTGATCTAAAATGAACCAAAATTCTGTAACTGCGTTGCctttttcttgcctaaaatgtttacagaaacattttagcttactgtttaactgtactACAACATTATTTGTCACCAGCCAGGTGCCATATTGcttcctgtgtcaaaatggaCATGCtcacattacatcacccaccagcatTTTTTGATCCTGTatggcgcagtgcattctggtagttgtaggttctCTACCTCTTGCCACAGCCCTttatctctgttttctctggtcatgtagcaccttGAAAAAGTATCTGTGTccttctactgcatagacaacCCAGTGTTCTGAAATACTTTAATCAAAAAGACTGATCTCCTCGTGATGCCACTGTGCACAAAGGCCTACTTGGTTGATAACCGAGCTTTGTCTAGACTTATTGTTGACGTACTGTCTGACATTGATGAGTTTCATATTCTGCTTACTGATTAGGGAGAGCACTCCATGTACCGTTTGTCGCTGTCCATTGATGGGGAGTCCTGAATTAATATTGCCATGGCATACTGTGAAGGGAGGGAAGGGCCTCCAGAGCCTGCAGTAATATTCAGGCACCTTTGTACAGGGCGTAGCAGTATTTTTGTTAACATCCCAGAAGGCATTAAGGGCTGAATGTTGCTCCAAGACTTACCCAACTGTTCTGCCAGCAGTCTGCCACTGTCCACTGAGACcactctctcctcttccatATCACACTTATTGCCAGCCAGCACCACCTGTGCATTATCCCATGAGTAGGTTTTAATTTGGGTTGACCTGCATGTAAtcagaaacaaatacaaacttttaaaaaagcatcacaaaatgCTGTTGCTACGTTATGACAACTTGTCAGGATTGTTTCTGTGCCACTTCTTATTGCGCAGAATCCTGAAAGATGGCAGAGTGGAGGACATGATGTAAAGTTTGTTCGCCATTTGGACGGGTCGTGATAGGCGATTACTTTGGCATCGTGTAGTGTTTGAGTCACTGATGGCAGCAGTGGAAAAGTGGGTCAACTGTTGTTCTGGGCTGAAAACATGCATTCAGCATTACTCAGATGTAGGTTACCATTTTCTATTTTCTGGCTACTTGAAACTGATACTTGTTATGTCATACTTTTCATCCCTTCCTTTAGATTTGTTCTTTGACTCCTGCTAACTTCTGACTGGCACTCTATtaattgtgtgtgtgctacAAACAGCTTGTTGGGTATTGTAGCTACAAAGGGTATTAGTTATGGTCACTGAGAAGACATATGGGAGACACTGGTTTGTTACTAGATAATGGCTAAGTATGCAGAAGATGCACACACTCTCTGTTTAGCCTTGAAGCCAGAATGAGGATTTCCAGTGGGTTTATTGTTTGCTACATCCCAAAAAGGACAACTAGATAAACGCACGCATTGCCTGTACCATATGCACTGCATGTATGTAATACTGTATGACATAATCTGCATTGTGAGCCATGTCAAGTGTTCCTGCATGATAACAATGACAATTTCAACATCCACACTGACTGTGCGTCATCAGAGAGGTGCCTGCACTGTTCTAACCTCCAAACACATTTTGAGAAGGCATTTAGGGAACAAATATCTCCTGTGGTGTTGCAGTCTGACTAAAAGTAGGGCAGCTAACACACCACAGGCTGAAAACAGTAGCGAAGGAGCCAgtaagaaagagaggaagaaacaacgagtcagagcgagagagagagagagatagagagagcagCATGATGTTGgcactcctcctctctctctgtccagctCTGACTTGTTATAGCGGTTCAGATGTGGGTCATTTTGAAGCCAACTGCTGATAATGTTCactgacagaaaaacatttgtgtTTGTATCAAGTCTAACAGAGCTGCATATGCAGGCTATAAAAGGTCTGTATTCGCCAGAACAATTCAGCCTCTGGAGAACAGAGGATGAATGGGAAAGAAAAAGAGCAGTAAATGCTTTGAGACTGTTTGCAGTAATAAAACACGTTCGTGTGCAGTGTAATTAATTTGCATGATTTCTTTTAAAGTCCTACATTTGATGTTGGCGTTACAATATTTCCCTGTTTTGTCTCTGTCACAGGCAGGAAATGAGCACGTCACAAGCTTAAATCAGCCACAGCCAGGGAAGGAGTGGTTGCCATGGCAAccccctatttttttttctacaacctTGTCACAAGGAACAAGGGAAAGAGAAACTGGAATTTAAGCCTGTGGCAAAGGCAAAAACAGAAGAATTGTGGTTATATGAagggtacaaaaaaaaagaaaaaagaggagcCTCTGCCCTTGTGTACAGCTGACTGATTTGTGCACTGTCTGTCTCGTACTCCCAGGTAACTCTCCAGGATTGTCGCTGCCAGGGTCACACTTGGCTCCATTAATTAAGATACCCATCACAGACAGTGCTCAGACTGCAGTATTCCATCAAAGTGTCAGACAGGCCTTAAAAAGAATAATAGGTGTGTCTGGCTCCGACCTCTCCTTACAAGAAGTCTTGTTTTCCTTGCATGTAACGACTGTAAGTCTATTTCAGTACAAATTAGGCTGATAATGTGGAGCATTTTAACACAATTTATGTTAATAACAGAGTGCAGCATCCCAGTTGTACATCCTTTTAAACACCCCCAATTAAAGAACACCATGTGTTCACTCTAAATGCAGCTGCTTTAAGCATGACAGGTGCTTCCTAAAGCAGCTGTCAAGTGCTGCTGGCTACGTGATGAGGGCCAAGTAGACACTGGCCTTAATAGTTATTGTCATAGTCCTACAATGGGTGCGAGCCACGTGGCATGCAGGTTTAAGTGTCAAAAACATCACCATCTATATCAAGCCTGTGTGAGTCACATTGTCATTTGCTTGCAGTTGAAACATCATGAGAATATTACTCAGAATGCTTTCccctttaaaaacagctcattctgtgTTCCCATAATCTCTTTGGGGCTGGCAGACAGAGATAACCGCAGGACAGCGGGGtgtaaataaaatggaaaatgacAGTTTCTCACCACAACACCTGTGGAGAGTCGGGGCGTGAGGAGAAACATCAGCAAAATGTAAATCAAACGGCACATTTATCTTTGCAGTAATTGGCAGCACTGCAATTCCTCTGTGTTTTCACCAAAGCTGTTGCGCTGCTGTTTGTGCCGATGAGAACATGCTTGTTTCTCGAGCTAAATATCCTAACCCAGAAACCTGGTTTCTGCAGCCAATTGGACGTTGCCTTCCTTTCAAGTCCTGTTTTAGACATGAATACATCATCGTAAATGGCTGACATGTGGGCTTGGCTGAGAGCTGCTCTTCAGTCTGCAGACGCTCGTGTGACTCATGAATGGACGAGAGCCATGAACTTGACAAGTTTCCCCTCGACCTCCAAGCTTGACAATGTTGCACACATGCACGCTACATAACACTGTCTAATATTAGACAGAGAAGCTGCAAGGAGATAGAGATGGTAAGCTGTTTGCAGATTGTGTCATAAGAAGGGAAAACCTTGTACAATATCAACTGTGCAGGATATCAACTGATTGCATTACAGCGACAAACAGAAAGCTCTTTTGATATGTTGATCTGATGCAGATAACAATACAATATAACCcacagatataaataagataagagctgcaaaaatcatcaaaaacatTGACTCCAAAGAGCCCAGAACGACTCACCAGTCCTGCACAGCACCGAAGGACTCCTCGTTGGTGATGTCATACATTAGGATGAAGCCCATGGCCCCGCGGTAGTAGGCAGTGGTGATGGTCCTGTAGCGCTCCTGGCCTGCTGTGTcctacacacgcacacacacaacatgattTAGCCCTGCTGTTAGCCAGCTGACTGATATTTACGCCGTCAGGCTCGGCAACATTGACATGACCCTGCACCGCACATAATATGCAAGTCCATAATGGTAAATGAGAAGCCACGTGCATTATTAATCTGCAGCTATTTATACATACAGAGAGATTCATCAGTCCAGGTCTGAGCACAAGTTCGGATCTACATCTACATTTACTTaaggctgcgtttgctgtgttCGTGATGTGGAAATAATCATTAtgctaactgcctctctggctTTGCATTGATAAGATGCCAAAAACAGCGATTCAGTTTTGGCTGATGTGATTGATTCTTTCCTCTCCTCGATAAAATAATCACTCAGCTGTGTTAAGCACGCGGTGGTGCAGTGTTCCGAGCCTGGCTCATGGCGTGCATTTTCTTAGGAAAGAAGGCTAAAAATAGAGATAAAATGATTTCAACATTAGCAAACTGCTTGCTGTTGGCGATAAGGCTGAACAAATTGCTCAAAGGCAAAGCAAGCGAGTGATTACACAGCATTCGAGGAGTAGTACATTGTACACAGATTACCCTGGAAACAGGCGCCGACTGCAGCCTTTGCTACGGGATGTCAATGAAAATGCTAATAGCTCCCAATACAGACAGATGAAGCCCCCCTGTAGTGAGTGTGTGTCCacgagggaggaagagagatgtGAGGTCAGGAATGTTTCTGCTCGTATAGATGTGTAGATTTGTTGTCTTATTGTacattatataataataaatcccAGTGATGCCCCTCCtgtttgtactgtatgtttactgCGCTGTTGTTCCACCCACAACAAATGTGTTTGCAGGCGTCTGTGAATCATGATGGAGCACTTCTGGCTGCTCCACTTGGCTCTTGTTAAACAGAAGCTCGACAGGCAGCACTGAATTGTATTTGCCACAGTGGTTTTGCTCTCTGTCAGTCTGCACATGGCTGCAACAGTGTGCCCGTTTATAGCCAGAGGACAGCTCTGACCTTCActccacagagacagagctcgCAGCCTGCCGAGCgtccacacacaccacagctaGGACCTTTTGTCAGTTTACAATAACACCAGAAATGCATGTGAACGTGCGCATCTTTAATGTCAGTGGCCAGTGTGTTGTTGTATAAATAGCAGTGTTTGTGGAGTGTCATTCTGAACTGCATAAAGGGATGAAGAATATGTTTTATCAGTTTCTTTTAAGTGTATAACTGAGGATGCAGCAATCATGATATAGTATTTAGAAATTCAAACATCAGTTCTTTCTCTTGGCTGAATTTTAAGATGTTTCAGTAGCCTATTAATTCTCATCCGAGTGCTTGACAATGAGCTTTGCATTTCCAGGCTATTTCAGTGCACTGGTTCGCTTGTTCTCAGTTAAAAAGAAGAGCAggacagggggaaaaaaatgctgaaTCCCGTAAATTGGAGCTCCTTGAAAAGCTTCGCTTTTAGTTTGCAGCTCACCAGAAATCAATCCAAGGAGCTGACTGCTTCAAGTGGAGAGGCAGTGAGCGGAGGCTGACATGTGCCTGAACTCTTCATTCAGTAAAgtgagtttttagttttttcacGAGGGTTCATCTTGGCAACTCTCGGCGATACGCTTCATTCACTCCGGCCTAATACGACAACTGGGAACAACTCTATGATGCATTCTGACGCTTGTATCTCTCAGCAGATTAATGGTGCGACCACCACAATGACATTAGTCGATAGCCATCACCTTAAACAGCCACTTACTGTAAACCTCAGCTCCCTTTGagcccaaatacaaaaaaagacaaaccaatTAATTGGATGCAACTCCAGTGCTTTTTCTCTCTGACTCTGCTTGCCTTTACTATTGACGAAAAACGCATTACCCTGATAAGCCTGTCATTTTACtgttcaaatatattttttcaacatcCTGCTGGAGCGCTTCtcctttgtctctttgtgtgaTTAGCAAACACCAAACGTCTGGGGGCGGCTAATTGCCACAAAAGGCACCTATTATGACAAGAAGGAGAAAAACATCTGACGGAAAGTTGCCATTTGGTGAAGCGCGCAAAAAGAATAATAGAACTTTTTACATATCTATCCCTTCCACTGTCTCAGAGGTATTACCAGACAATCTGCTCCAGCAGCTCAGATGAACTCCTAATTAAACAGCCTCAGACATTCTTCGCTTTCCCACACATTCTGAGGAAGGTGTTGCTTCTGCGTTCTTCCCCGCTGTTTGCCAAACTAACACTTACTAGTCTCCTGTCAGTAACGTTGAGACTTCCATCTGTCTCCAGACTTACATCCTGGAGTGTTAAACCAAGGAAACACAATGCAGCCTCTCCTGAAGCTTTCCTCGGTTAATGGAGCACATGACCAATGTGCCACTTGTTTTTAAGGctaaggacaaaaaaaaaggaacattaatttatttgtgaaTTGAGGCGCTGAAATTCAAACATTAGTATAATAAGATGGTGTAGTTGGAATGTGTGACAGTGATCTTTTAAAAGACTGACATAGCATTAGCTTCAAATCTACATTCTATACTTTGACTGAAGTATATATAACATAATATAAACATCAAGAGATGAAAAGGGGAGTGTGTCCCAACATACTAAACAAGCATCTGCTCTCAGAGACAAAACCCCTGACTAAAACTGAATTAATTCATAGGTGATCCTGTCTCTGCAGGACTTTTTTGTATTGCCGAGCACACAGCCATCAAGTCCCAACCCGTCACCGTCTTTGAAACATATTGATCCGCAGAGAAAGATACGGGCAGGGGTCAGGAGAAAGTGGGCTCTGGGCATAGACTGACAGCCTCTTACAGACAGGATTCACTCTGCGGGAACACAAAGACGCAGATGAACGAGGGGGGCAGGGCGTCTCTGAAGAGGCCCCTGCCCCCTTAGAGCTTAGGTAGTCCTCCAGGAGACCTTGGAGGACGACAGGACATGGATTTCTCCCACTTATTAACTATGATTCATCATGCAAATACTCTCAATTTAGCTGAATTAATTTGTGCACGCTTGGCATGACAGAGGAAACTGTGACATGAAAGGGAAGCCATGGTTACGGTTTGTTATATGTTGCTGCTTTGTAGTGTGGAAATGTGTTTTCTTGCTTCTATAAATGACCATAATTAGATCATATTTAAATCCTGTATAGAGTTTGGAGACTGAATAGGATATatgaggaagaaacagcagataATTATATGATTGTCTTGTAATGATCAGCCAAGGAGTGCAGGATAAGCAGAAATAACACATCTTTGATTGCTATATTCCACTTGTTTCATCAGGTTTGATCAGGAATCAAACATTTTGTGTCCCGCTTCTACACGTTTAACGCTTCGATGTTAATATTTCATACCCAGATCTGCAGCTTGATCCTCTTGTCGTTCTTGTACACCGTCTTTACTTTGAAGTCGATGCCCACTGTGCTGACGAAGGCCGAGGTGAAGGCGTCGTCGGCGTAGCGGAACAGGAAGGACGTTTTGCCCACGCTGCTGTTGCCGATGATCAGCAGCTTGAACATGTAGTCGAAGTTTTggtcccctccctcccccttccCTTTCACATCCTGAGTGGCAGCCATCTGcaaggaaaacacaaaaggaGACGCTAAAGAAGAGCTTCACCTTGACTTGATGTGGAGCTTTTCAGAGCCCGTGACGCACACAAGTTTCACAAGATGCAAAGagattatttgtttttcagtggaCTGGAGATGTTGTAGCGCAGAGTCCTGCACATGCTTTCTGTGCAGGCCTCAGATCAGAGGTGACAGAAGGCTGTGTCAGGCAAAGCAGCATGACCAACACAGCAAGCTGTTGTATTGATGAGTATTAGATAACAGGGATTATTTAAAAAGCTGAGTTTGTCTTCTCTAAAGCCAAAATGATGAAGTCAAGGATTATTAGAATTGATTTTATGGATATTAGCTGGTGAATACAATTCAGATGGAGCACTTTTGATGCACTTTGCAAAATAGACCTATATGCTACTGGACATACAATCAAAATTCACCAGCCATTGAATCTTCCACATTAAGGCTGCAATATCCTACTGCTGTACAAAGGATGTCATGGATACATATCTAAATATACACCGTGCAACCTGTCAGCAGTCAACGACCTAAGAGGACAAGAGTACTACGAGCAAGATGCCCAGAGCAGTCATCTTAGCTCCAAGGTGAATGTTTTGACAAAACCCACTGCGCTTATATTCCAAACATGAGCAGCCCAGCTCTCCTTGGAGCCTAACCAGTTATAAAAGATGCCGAACCTCAATCCTGCACATCCTGCACCGGGTTTCTGCTCGCTTCCgtgtatgagaaaaaaaaaaccccaccgaGGCAGTAATGGCAAGGACACCGCTTTGAAAATATCAGTACAATGCTGCTCTTTACACACACCACGATAAAGGCATTTAATATGATAATACACGATGTATTTGAGCAGGGAGCTACATGCCAGCTAATGCTACACGAGCAATTCTGGCCAGGAGGTCATTTTATGTATTCATGAAATTCTTCCACATAACTATTAATAAATGAAAGTACCAAAAAAAACGCGTTGAGGACATTGTGTGAACAAACCTGTTTTGAAGGCCTCGGTCTCTATCTGTGTCTGCCCCTGTTATTGCAGAATACGGGTTTTATAATATTAGTGTCTAATGCAGGCGGTGGTGTTTCCTTCCCCCCTCTCTGTGTCTcgtttttctctctctggagCGCCGAGCAGCTTCAGCACCTGGGAGCTGTCCCTCTCCGCTTCGGATGTGGCACGCGCCCCTGAGCTGACGAGGCTGGCTCGCGTGAGATGAGCACGAGCGGAGGGGAAAGTGCGTTTCATGCGTGTGTGTGACGTCacggagggggggggggggtgtttaaAAAGCAGACGGGTGTTGTAGTTTTTTTGCGCAGCATGGGCGCACAGGCGGAGGAGAGCGTTAAAAGCAGAGATGCGACTACATTACTCAGCATGCAGCGCGTCACAGCTGTCAGCAGATGTGTGAGTTAATGTGAGAGCGTAGGAAAAAAGCTTTGtagttcctttttttaatttttgttttaaataagcATCAGACAGCGCCTACAGACGCTCCTCACCGTGCATGAGAGAGATGAAAACTGCAATAAAACTGGAAACCTCTCTCCAGCCTCTCCCTGCTGTATGCCATAA harbors:
- the rab3c gene encoding ras-related protein Rab-3C isoform X1, coding for MDLYGKMAATQDVKGKGEGGDQNFDYMFKLLIIGNSSVGKTSFLFRYADDAFTSAFVSTVGIDFKVKTVYKNDKRIKLQIWDTAGQERYRTITTAYYRGAMGFILMYDITNEESFGAVQDWSTQIKTYSWDNAQVVLAGNKCDMEEERVVSVDSGRLLAEQLGFEFFETSAKDNINVKQTFERLVDLICDKMSESLDTDPAITTGAPTAKLTDSAPPLQQPGCNC
- the rab3c gene encoding ras-related protein Rab-3C isoform X2 yields the protein MAATQDVKGKGEGGDQNFDYMFKLLIIGNSSVGKTSFLFRYADDAFTSAFVSTVGIDFKVKTVYKNDKRIKLQIWDTAGQERYRTITTAYYRGAMGFILMYDITNEESFGAVQDWSTQIKTYSWDNAQVVLAGNKCDMEEERVVSVDSGRLLAEQLGFEFFETSAKDNINVKQTFERLVDLICDKMSESLDTDPAITTGAPTAKLTDSAPPLQQPGCNC